A region of the Echeneis naucrates chromosome 22, fEcheNa1.1, whole genome shotgun sequence genome:
AGTTATTTGAAGTCCTCAGCCCCGTTGGAAGCTAAAATGTggatcattttcacatttctcctcCTATCTCTGTGGTTGTAGTTGAGAGTAAGTCAGCTTTCTGTCAGTCTTACCTGGAGGCCACAGCTTGTCTTTGTACCGCTGTGCTCCAGTTTGCTCCACTGTACACCGTTAATGTGAAGCAAGTTTCCTGCAAGAAGGCACAAGAGCAAAAGTCAGTAAGGTAAAATATTTGTAGTTGTTAACAGTATTTGGTCTGAAACATCATTAACATTGCCGTTATGCCTttgttgaatatttaatatGAAGCCAAAGAACATCCTCAAAAAACCTAGTGCTGTGAACAGATCCTTGTATGTTTCACACCAAAACAAACTCATagtgaatttgaatttgatctTGATATTTGCCTCACCTAAAATTTCAATGCCCAATTtacaaaaattttaataaatgaacACAATAACAGGGTGTGTGGGTGCTAAGTTCATAAATCAAGCCATTTTTCTCAATATACAAGTCTAGGTTGAGTGTACAGGTTCTTCACATCCATTTATGGCCCCTAATGTGTGTACTTTGTCATGTAAATGGTTagtttatgtatgtatatgcatATGTGGAATGTGGGGGCGGGCAGGGTCGAATATAACTAATCTTCCTCCGATATTTTCTCTCTCAATTGTCCCTTCCAGGATgaaactgctgcagaggaagctgTATGACTGTTAGACACCCTCTTATCGCTACTGACGCTACAACAGAAAGTGTATCTGACAGACAATGctgaaaggaggaaaagctAGCACACAAGCATTTACCACTGGAAACCTGACAGAAAAGCTGTTCATGGCATTTTAGTGAAAAACTCCCTACGCCTGCCGAAGCAATGTGGATGTCCAGCAATTACATGCAAGTAGCCTGGATGACTACAAGATTCCTTTGTCCAATTTTGATTTCAAACATGCAACTGTGACGGTCTGGCTTTCCAATATCAAAGACACTAGGCACAGCCAAGCTTCAAAGGAAGGCTCAATTTAGAAGGCTTCATGTGGACCTCTAGATAAGAGAGACAACAAGAAAACCCATGTAtctgtcatcatcatctcccGACATGCAACTCTTGCTTAGCTTTATTGAAAAGGAGGAGCCCGTTAGAGCATTTGATAGATAGGAAGGCACAGTCTCAAGGTGTTGTTGCTGGCTGGCTGCTAGTTGGAGATGAGATAAGAGCACTGGGGAGAGACACTAGAAGCGGCTCTCAGATGGGAGCAGAATACAAATTAGGACTTCTCTCTAGTACAGCTACGTCAGCAAGGCTAATCAACACTGGGGAACCAAAAATTAGTTGGCACCAATAAGGATGATTAGTCATGAACTGTAAATTACCTGCTAAAAGTTGTTATGATTTCACATTGTGATAAGCACGATGGGAAATAAAGGGAAATATAATACGAGTGACTGAAAAGGCGATAGGAGACAACATTTTGTGCTGCTTAAATGGCTGAAACCCACAGCACCACGCCGGCCTCCTCCGGCCTGAACTGATCTGTGTGCAGTTTTAGGTTATCTTGATGAGGCTGTGTTAAACCTTCTACAAACAAGGTTTTCAAAGAAGAGCAGAAGTGAGATGGATTTGGACAATAGCTCACTGGTCTACTTCAGCAACTTCACAGAGAtccccaacaccaccaccgCCCCGCCATGGAACGAAGCCACACTGCTCGGCCTGCAGGTCTCGCTGTCTGTGCTGTTAGCTGTTGTCACCTTGGCAACGGTGCTCTCGAACGCTTTCGTCATCGCCACCATCTTTCTGACCAGGAAGCTCCACACACCTGCCAACTTCCTGATCGGCTCCCTGGCAGTCACCGACCTGCTGGTGTCTATCTTAGTCATGCCAATCAGCATCGTCTACACCGTCAGCAAGACCTGGTCGCTTGGGCAGATCGTCTGTGACATCTGGCTGTCGTCTGATATCACCTTCTGCACAGCCTCCATCCTGCACCTATGTGTGATCGCCCTGGACCGGTACTGGGCCATAACAGACGCGTTGGAGTACTCAAAACGTCGCACCATGCGCCGGGCAGGGATCATGGTCAGCGTGGTGTGGGTGATCTCCATATCGATTTCCCTGCCTCCACTTTTCTGGCGGCAAGCTAAAGCCCACGAGGAGCTGACAGAGTGTATGGTGAATACTGATCAGATCTCTTATACCCTGTACTCCACCTTTGGCGCCTTCTACGTTCCCACAGTGCTTCTAATCATCCTCTATGGACGGATCTATGTTGCCGCCCGCTCCCGCATCCTTAAGACGCCATCATCCTCAGGGAAACGCTTCACCACAGCGCAGCTCATCCAGACCTCTGCAggctcctctctctgttctcttaATTCCGCCTCTGTCCAGGAAGCACACCTACACTCTGGCAccgggggaggtgggggaggcgGATCGCCTCTGTTTCTGAACAGTGTGAAAGTGAAGCTGGCAGACAGCGTGCTGGAGAGGAAACGCCTCTGTGCAGCACGGGAGAGGAAAGCAACAAAAACTTTGGGCATCATCCTCGGCGCGTTCATCATCTGCTGGCTTCCATTCTTTGTTGGCACGCTTGTTATGGCCATATGTAAAGAGTGCTGGTTCGATCCAGTGCTGTTTGATATATTTACCTGGCTGGGATACCTGAACTCCCTCATCAATCCTGTAATCTACACAGTGTTCAACGATGAGTTCAAGCAGGCTTTCCAAAGGTTCATCAAACTCAGACGGTTCTCATGAAGAACTTTGCAATAGATTAAAAGCGACATCTCTCGAGAAAGGAGTTGTTGAAAAGATACGTGAAAGATGAGTGCAAGAATAAATAAGatgatgaataataatgatattgaAAATACTGTACACTTAAATGTCCCATCTTGTAAACACGTGTGACTTATTTCTGGGATTTTACAGCTCTGTGCCATAGCTGAGACTCATGCATGCATGCTTTAGAAGATAAAAATCTTTATCCCCAGTGAATATGGCTCTCAtctttaaaaagataaataaggGGGACTGTAAGTCTATTTCATGTCACAGGCACATTGCTGATATTTCctgaacaaaagtaaaaatttaaaagaCGTGTTATTTTAAAAGATGTATCTGTATCTCAGAGTGTCTGGATTCAATCCATCTGAAATGCAAAGCCATGAAATATATGTTGTCTTAATCTCTGTGTCATATTGTATGACTGTATGTTGCTCCCATATAATGTTTCTGTGGTACAGTAAAGACTAAAATCTCTAGAGATTCAGTAAAAATGTCTCCATATGTGCAATTATATTTGAGaggggtttgtttgtgtgtttgtgtgtgtgtggactatAATTTATGCGTGTTTGAGGAGGAGAGGATTGTCAAGTGTTTGACATTTACTGTATACGTGCTATTCTTCACTGACGCTTGTCTCATCATTGCAGAAAATGGAAACAGTGTTTTTCACACTGCCTCTGAATATCAAGTAACATTCTGTactatagaaataaataaatctgtccAAAATGTCCTGAAAAAAATACGTTGGAGCACGAAAAGTGTGATAAGTGCACACGATCAAGAGGTACTGAGAATTACTTAGAACTTATTTATGAATCGGTTTTCTTTAAGTGAACGATGAGTAGATTTTGCTCGCTGTTGAATAACAAGAAAGATGACATGAATTATTTCCGTGTTTCTTCATGATAGAactactttttgttttattgatatGCTCCCAGCTCAAATGATAAATCATCTTCCTGGTAACGTCAAAACCTTATTATACCATGGTCAGCTTCTGGCCATCACTAAGACTCTGCTGTCCCAAAAGGTCTGAAAACTGAGTGTCAGTTCTCAATACTTCATGCAATTCAACAGCTCTTGGTCAAAATAATGTTGTGCAcctgttttatctttttacatATGTTCAGTATAAGAG
Encoded here:
- the htr1d gene encoding 5-hydroxytryptamine receptor 1D; its protein translation is MDLDNSSLVYFSNFTEIPNTTTAPPWNEATLLGLQVSLSVLLAVVTLATVLSNAFVIATIFLTRKLHTPANFLIGSLAVTDLLVSILVMPISIVYTVSKTWSLGQIVCDIWLSSDITFCTASILHLCVIALDRYWAITDALEYSKRRTMRRAGIMVSVVWVISISISLPPLFWRQAKAHEELTECMVNTDQISYTLYSTFGAFYVPTVLLIILYGRIYVAARSRILKTPSSSGKRFTTAQLIQTSAGSSLCSLNSASVQEAHLHSGTGGGGGGGSPLFLNSVKVKLADSVLERKRLCAARERKATKTLGIILGAFIICWLPFFVGTLVMAICKECWFDPVLFDIFTWLGYLNSLINPVIYTVFNDEFKQAFQRFIKLRRFS